TTCTGGTAAATTAATGGTTTGTTGTGAAGAGGGATTTTGGAGAAAAGGCAATGTTGATATCGTTTGTAAGAGGAGAGGAATTGACCAGTATGATACGTTCGATGAACTTAGTGCTGCTATAATTGCAAAGCTTAAAAAGTTGGTAGAAAATAAATAGAAATTGATTTTAAAAATAATTGGGTATGATGTATGATATAAATTGGTTACTCAAAACGGTGGATGAAAAAGAAGTCGACTTTTTTAATGTTCTGAGGGCATCAAAGAAGTAAAGATGGATCTATTATTAAAACCTGCATGAGCCAATGGTGGCCATCTCCATTTGTTGAAAATGATATTATCTATCAAACAGCTGAACATTACATGATGGCAAAAAAGGCTTTATTATTTAACGATCACCAGGTTTTTGAAAAAATATTAACTAAAAAATCTCCCAAAGATGTAAAAGACTTGGGGCGACAGATCAGAAATTTTGATGCTGCAAAATGGAATGCTCATAAATATGAAATTGTAAAACAGGGAAACTTGCTTAAGTTTTCTCAAAATGAAGATTTGAAGTCTTTCCTTTTGCAAACTAAAAATAAAGTCCTGGCCGAGGCCAGTCCGGTCGATGCAATTTGGGGGATCGGTTTGGCAGAAGACCATATAGATGCAATAAATCCCAAAAATTGGAAAGGTTTAAATCTGTTAGGCTTCGCATTGATGGAAGTAAGGGATGACATATCTAAGAAACAGGTTTATTAATAAAGCAAGTAAAAAATGATTTTAGAACTAATCAAAGCCGATATAACAGAAATTAAAGCTGATGCAATTGTTAATGCGGCAAACAGTTCTTTGCTTGGTGGCGGTGGGGTAGATGGTGCCATCCACAGAAAGGGTGGAAAGGCAATTTTAGAAGCTTGCATGGCCATCAGAGATAAACAGGGAAAGTGCAAAACTGGAAATGCGGTAATTACCATGGCAGGCAATTTACCCGCAAAATATGTAATCCATACGGTTGGACCTGTATGGAATGGTGATAGCGAAGAAAAAAATGCTTTGCTCGCAGATTGTTACCGTAACAGTTTAACCCTAGCAGTTGAAAACGGTGTTAAAATTATTGCTTTCCCAAACATCAGCACAGGGATTTATCATTTTCCTAAAGAAAAAGCGGCAGATATTGCCATTAACACTGTAAATAATTTTGCTGAAAAAGGAAAGATAGAAAAGGTAATCTTCGTTTGTTTCGATGATGAAAATTATCAACGCTACCTAGAGAAATTAAAGTAATAACATTTAAGTCATGGACAATAAAATAATAAAAGGCATAAGTAAACTACTCAGCTATATTTTGAGGCATTCGCCAGAAACCATAGGCTTAGAACTTGACGAAAACGGTTGGGCAGATGTAAATGAGTTAATTGCCAAATTTGATCTTTACGACAGAAGGATAGATTTTGAACAGCTTGACTACATTGTTGAAAATAACGACAAAAAGAGATTTGCCTTCAATGATGATAAAACTAAAATAAGGGCAAGCCAAGGGCATTCCATTGCTGTTGAATTAAACTTAAATCAAGCCGAACCATTAGCGTACTTGTATCATGGTACAGTTGAAAAGTTCCTGTCGGATATAAAATCGCAGGGACTGTAAAAAATGAGCAGACAGCAGGTGCATTTAAGTGCCGATAGAGAAACAGCCAATAAAGTAGGTGGCAGGAAGGGAAACCGGTTATCCTTACCATTAATAGTGGAGAGA
The nucleotide sequence above comes from Pedobacter riviphilus. Encoded proteins:
- a CDS encoding NADAR family protein gives rise to the protein MSQWWPSPFVENDIIYQTAEHYMMAKKALLFNDHQVFEKILTKKSPKDVKDLGRQIRNFDAAKWNAHKYEIVKQGNLLKFSQNEDLKSFLLQTKNKVLAEASPVDAIWGIGLAEDHIDAINPKNWKGLNLLGFALMEVRDDISKKQVY
- a CDS encoding RNA 2'-phosphotransferase translates to MDNKIIKGISKLLSYILRHSPETIGLELDENGWADVNELIAKFDLYDRRIDFEQLDYIVENNDKKRFAFNDDKTKIRASQGHSIAVELNLNQAEPLAYLYHGTVEKFLSDIKSQGL
- a CDS encoding O-acetyl-ADP-ribose deacetylase gives rise to the protein MILELIKADITEIKADAIVNAANSSLLGGGGVDGAIHRKGGKAILEACMAIRDKQGKCKTGNAVITMAGNLPAKYVIHTVGPVWNGDSEEKNALLADCYRNSLTLAVENGVKIIAFPNISTGIYHFPKEKAADIAINTVNNFAEKGKIEKVIFVCFDDENYQRYLEKLK